The following proteins are co-located in the Dromaius novaehollandiae isolate bDroNov1 chromosome 10, bDroNov1.hap1, whole genome shotgun sequence genome:
- the CFAP161 gene encoding cilia- and flagella-associated protein 161 produces the protein MAAYGPGVRVGNWSEDAALAEELLEDFRQKRERGELLIQKSKKLQDNLLRKVKLSLSKDGFVHFGDTVMLLSPDNNKSSTENHPGACGRLALAVDPDEMAMFSAESLQVPCGVSAVKSVGPVGRNTFCILSVDGGAMGERIRFGQRFGLGATGGFSDKMLYLASDHKSFLRFAKKSYLQEVFLTDELSYLTLWHAVFLDPQLRLEYEGFPVPANSNIIITHCHTNRSLAVPRNFWIRSYFGMEYEVVCHTYLNSHKAEEDKNYWLIVTGNPSDEESTMIDRPDPHSGGIRKKNEFHEETQNIKISD, from the exons ATGGCCGCCTACGGCCCCGGCGTGCGCGTCGGCAACTGGAGCGAGGAcgcggcgctggcggag GAGCTCCTGGAGGATTTTCGGCAGAAGAGGGAACGCGGAGAACTTCTAATACAGAAGTCCAAGAAACTTCAGGATAATCTCTTAAGGAAG GTGAAGCTGTCGCTGTCTAAGGATGGATTTGTTCATTTTGGAGACACGGTGATGCTTCTGAGCCCAGATAACAACAAATCCTCGACGGAGAATCACCCCGGCGCGTGTGGCAGGCTGGCGCTGGCCGTTGATCCGGATGAGATGGCCATGTTTTCAGCCGAATCTCTGCAAGTGCCCTGCGGAGTTAGCGCAGTCAAAAGCGTGGGCCCTGTCGGTCGAAATACTTTTTGTATCTTAAG TGTTGATGGAGGTGCAATGGGTGAACGCATTAGATTTGGGCAAAGATTTGGTCTTGGGGCAACAGGGGGGTTTTCTGATAAAATG TTATATCTAGCAAGTGACCATAAATCATTTCTGAGATTTGCTAAAAAATCTTACCTTCAGGAAGTTTTTTTGACAGATGAACTTTCCTATTTGACTCTCTGGCATGCAGTGTTCCTGGATCCACAGCTGCGTCTTGAATATGAAGGATTTCCAGTTCCT GCGAACTCTAACATTATAATTACTCATTGCCATACTAATCGGAGCTTGGCTGTTCCAAGGAACTTTTGGATAAG ATCTTATTTTGGGATGGAATATGAAGTAGTTTGTCACACCTATCTGAACTCCCATAAAGCTGAAGAAGATAAGAATTATTGGCTAATAGTTACAGGAAATCCCAGTGATGAGGAAAGTACTATGATTGATAGACCTGACCCTCACTCAGGAGGGATCAGAAAGAAGAATGAGTTTCATGAAGAGACACAGAATATAAAAATCTCAGATTAG